TACTACAAAGGCAAGGCTCCATTTGTAAAATTCAAATGTGAAGACACAGACACACCACCTGAAGTTGCAGTTGAGGAGATTCTTAAAGGATTGAAAAAGCTCAAGCTTTCATAATAAAAAAAAGATATGGTGCGCGTAAAAAAGCCAAGTATATACGTGCAGCCAATAGATCAAAATTTAGAATGTGTCAATTTTTGAAACTAGGCTAATATCTAAAAAAAGGTTAAGAGTTAATGAGCAAATAACATGCGATTCTCATATCTACTGTTGGCATCTTTCCTAGCCACCGTCATAATGCTTTCCCTTGCAAGCCCAAGTGCTTGTTACTTACCAGAAGATGTCAACCATGATGGCAGAGTTGATATGGATGACATTATGGCAGTGAAGGAAGCCTACGGTTATCAATCTGGTAACAAGTATTGGAATCCAAACGTAGATGTTGTTGCTGATGGAAAGATAGACATTTTCGATGTAGTGAAAATAATAGCGAAGTTTGGCGCACATATGCCTGTGGCATCGTTTACAGAGAGCGCGCACACTGCGCCTGTGGGCATACCCATAGAATTTGACCCTAGTGAGAGTTATGATTATAACGGAACGATCCTCTTGTATGAATGGGATTTTGATGGTGATGGCGTCTATGATAAGAGCACAACATTTCCTGATGTGGTATCCTTTGTATACTTGATCCCTAGAGAATATAATGTCACTCTCAGGGTAACAGACGATGATGGTCTAACAGATACAGCTATGGATACAAAAATGATAACATCAACTGGTGTTATTCCAGAAGTTCCGCTTGGGACAATTGTGGCTTTAGCTGCAATGATGGTCGCACTGATGGCCTATGCCATGCCAAGGTGGAGAAGAAAGCGACAAGGCGTCAATCCATAGTTTTTCTTTTTGAAAGCGTCATTTTCGGTTTTCTTTTGATCCTGCTTGGTGATATGATTTAAATAAACGGTATCTGGATAGACGTGGCCAACCAGTTTTGGCGTATTTCAGTTTATCTGGGTTTTTCTTCAACCAGTTCATCATGTGGAAGAAGTTTTTTGCCCTCTTTGTGTCCCTCTCTTTTAGGGGTTTGTAGCCCAAGTTTCTTATTTCATCAAGGTAAGCTGTTTCTGTAAGGCGTTGAGGTTCTCCTGTCACTTTGACTCGATGGATTCGGTCATCGCAGTATCTCTTTTCCAAATCTTTAACAGCCTCGTCGAAGATGTAGCCGCGGCAGATGTAGATTGGTTCCTCTGCTTTGAGTTTGAATTTGTCCAGTAAGTGGAGTACAATCTTTGAAGCTTGGTCCAGATACTCTTTTTGGCGGAATCGTTGACTTCTGAAATATCTAACATCCAAAATTTCATATCTAAATTCTTGGGTTTCATCGCGAAAGGCTCCTATGACCACACCGAAAAGGAGGTCTCCGATACCTGCATCATCGATTATTATTGTCATCGAATACTGCCCCTTTCTGCTGGAGAATATGTAAGCCTGTATAAAAATCGTCTAGTCAGCGAATGCGTCCATTTACGAAATCGAAGCTTTTACAGGTCTTAATAGACCCTCTTTTGTGATCTCAATGCGGATTCTATCACGTTTGAAATTGCACATTCGACAGTCCAAGACTCGAGCTATCCTAACGAACTCGCCTCTCTTCACTTCCAAGTCCATCTGCTGGTCCTGCCAGTAAACACGCCCATAGTCAACTATTATAGTGCCATCAAGGTTATGAGCAAGCCCAATGCCTCCCGCCATCTCATAAGTATCCCACGATTCTTTACCACGCTGATTTACATAGATGCACGTGACCCCTTTCTTCTGGTTGTGCCTAGCTAACTCCATAACTCGGTATTTCAATGCCCCTCTATATGATTCGAGAACAGTCACAGAGTCAATAATGGCTAAATCAACGTTTTCCTTTTCTACAACGTAGCGGTAAGTCTCTGCAAAGGTATCCCAGTCAAGTAGCTCTGGAAACATGACAGTATCTAGCACAAACAAGTTTTCCTGGATTTTACTCCAATCTTTTCCTAAAAAATCGGCTTTTTCTTTCATGCGAGACTGCAGGTCAAAACGAGGTGAAGGACTCTGCCAAGTGTCTTCAGCCGTCGCGTAGAGAACTTTCTTTTCAGCAGAACAAATATTTATGGCGATTTCCTCCACAAGAATAGATTTACCCGCGCCAGGCAAGCCGGTGAGTGCGAACTGACCTACGATAGGTAGACCATTCAAAGGGGGCCCTTCAATTGTGAGAAACAAGTGGTCAATGAAAGTTCCAGTTGGAAGGGCTGTCAAGGTTTTTTTGGCTTTTTCCGCGGTGCTCGGTCGCAGAACTAGAGAGCTAAGCTTTTTTTCTTTACGTTCGATTTCGGTTGTCATGGGTTTTGTAGCAAGTTCCCACTCATCTGCTGGCTCTCTTGCCTCCTTCACAGCATTAGCCAGAGTCTTAGCCATCGCTTTAACTATTTTATTAACATCAGGTTGTGGCTCGCTTTCTTCTTTAGCAGCAGTTACAACTTTCTCTTCCGGCTTCGCTTCAGACACGACTAATTCAACAGGGGTTGTTAGAATCCACATTTCACCTTTTCTATCAACTACGCCTTTCAATTTCAAAGCTTGAAGTATGGCATAGGCGGAATCAGGCCCATACTTTGCTATGTGAAGTCCTTCGGATATCTCGTCAAGAGAAGCTTGACCGTTATGTTGCTTGAGAAAATCTGAAACATCCTTTTCCTCAACCATTCTAGTGTACCTCAAATCCTAATGCAGTTTTCTGACTAAAAACTTCTTGCCTAAAAATAAATTAGGTAAAGGATAATATGGTTCTAAGAAGTATGAATCCAAGATAGAGGAAAGAGTATGGATATTTTTGAAACAATAGAAACTCGGAGAAGCATCAGAAAATATAAACCTGGCTCTATTTCAAATAAAGAGTTGAAGATGATTTTTGAAGCTGCCCGCTTGGCGCCTTCTGCCGCTAACCGACAGCCGTGGCGCTTTGTGGTGGTGCGCGATGCGGAAAGGAAGCAGGCTCTGGCTAAGGCAGCAAACAATCAGATGTTCTTAGCAGATGCTGCGGCAATTGTAACGGCTATAGGTGATCCTGAAATATCTGAAAGATGGTATGAGAAAGACCCCAAAATAGCGGTGGAACATATGGTTCTGGCGGCTGCTGCCTTGGGCTATGGTACATGCTGGATAGGGCTTTCAACGAAGAGGAAGTGAAGCATATTCTTATTGTCCCGGAGGAGAAGCGCGTGATTGCTCTACTGCCCATCGGCGTGCCTGACGAAATTCCAGAGTCTAGACCGCGAAAGGAAATTTCAGAAATCTTCTTCGAAGAAGAATTCGGCAAACCTCTGAGCTGACGGTGCTTTTTGTGGGCATGAAGAAAGTTTATGGCTATATTGACAGGCACTCGCAGGACTTCATTCAAGAAGTGGCTAGGTTGGTGAAACAGCCCAGCGTCTCTGCAAAGGGTGAGGGGATGCAAGAATGTGCCGAAATGGTTGAAAAGATGCTGTGTGAGGCTGGATTTTCTACTCAGATAATTCCTGAAAAAGATGGATATCCAGTTGTTTATGGAGAGCTCAAGTCGAAAAATTCAGAGAAAACACTGCTGTTCTACGATCACTATGACGTTCAACCGCCTGAACCCTTGGAAGAATGGAAATTTGATGCCTTCAGCGGCAAAGTTTATGAGGGAAGAATTTATGGTCGAGGCGTCTCTGATAATAAGGGAAATATTGTTTCGAGAATAAAGGCCGTTGAGGCTTTTCTTGAAGTTGTTAGCAACATTCCTGTAAATGTGAAGTTTGTTGTTGAAGGCGAAGAAGAAATCGGCAGCCCCCATTTTGCACC
This genomic window from Candidatus Bathyarchaeota archaeon contains:
- a CDS encoding PKD domain-containing protein; protein product: MRFSYLLLASFLATVIMLSLASPSACYLPEDVNHDGRVDMDDIMAVKEAYGYQSGNKYWNPNVDVVADGKIDIFDVVKIIAKFGAHMPVASFTESAHTAPVGIPIEFDPSESYDYNGTILLYEWDFDGDGVYDKSTTFPDVVSFVYLIPREYNVTLRVTDDDGLTDTAMDTKMITSTGVIPEVPLGTIVALAAMMVALMAYAMPRWRRKRQGVNP
- a CDS encoding nitroreductase family protein, whose product is MDIFETIETRRSIRKYKPGSISNKELKMIFEAARLAPSAANRQPWRFVVVRDAERKQALAKAANNQMFLADAAAIVTAIGDPEISERWYEKDPKIAVEHMVLAAAALGYGTCWIGLSTKRK